In a single window of the Rhodamnia argentea isolate NSW1041297 chromosome 2, ASM2092103v1, whole genome shotgun sequence genome:
- the LOC115739537 gene encoding uncharacterized protein LOC115739537 isoform X2, which yields MAAPTTTSDECCMCGDHGLSEELLPCKICHFRYCSNLYPKAKSYRVCNWCLAQSQDGSPTKEKSKKLSKPSLSRKNGARGEESNKKSKKRNNNGRKIGCHDDHGEPKGGLTKSLQFPRAKKHKKLPERLAPTARKRIVTNGDTEEKCGTGIRKRAVLRSNRVVRRYKLLDEVSS from the exons ATGGCAGCACCAACAACGACGAGCGACGAGTGCTGCATGTGTGGGGATCATGGCTTGTCTGAGGAGCTCCTTCCCTGCAAGATTTGCCATTTCAG GTACTGTAGCAATCTCTACCCCAAGGCTAAGTCCTACCGAGTTTGCAACTGGTGTCTGGCTCAAAGCCAGGATGGATCTCCCACGAAGGAGAAGTCGAAGAAACTCTCAAAACCTTCGCTGTCCCGCAAGAACGGGGCTCGTGGAGAGGAGAGCAAtaagaagagcaagaagaggaaTAACAATGGCAGAAAGATAGGTTGCCATGATGATCACGGTGAGCCGAAAGGCGGACTGACTAAATCTTTGCAGTTCCCGCGTGCTAAGAAACACAAGAAGCTGCCGGAGAGGTTGGCTCCGACTGCCCGGAAGAGGATCGTCACCAATGGTGACACGGAAGAGAAGTGCGGCACTGGCATCAGAAAGCGGGCGGTATTGAGGAGCAACAGAGTCGTCAGAAGGTATAAACTCTTGGATGAAGTATCAAGCTGA
- the LOC115739537 gene encoding uncharacterized protein LOC115739537 isoform X1 has translation MAAPTTTSDECCMCGDHGLSEELLPCKICHFRSQHRYCSNLYPKAKSYRVCNWCLAQSQDGSPTKEKSKKLSKPSLSRKNGARGEESNKKSKKRNNNGRKIGCHDDHGEPKGGLTKSLQFPRAKKHKKLPERLAPTARKRIVTNGDTEEKCGTGIRKRAVLRSNRVVRRYKLLDEVSS, from the exons ATGGCAGCACCAACAACGACGAGCGACGAGTGCTGCATGTGTGGGGATCATGGCTTGTCTGAGGAGCTCCTTCCCTGCAAGATTTGCCATTTCAGGTCTCAACACAG GTACTGTAGCAATCTCTACCCCAAGGCTAAGTCCTACCGAGTTTGCAACTGGTGTCTGGCTCAAAGCCAGGATGGATCTCCCACGAAGGAGAAGTCGAAGAAACTCTCAAAACCTTCGCTGTCCCGCAAGAACGGGGCTCGTGGAGAGGAGAGCAAtaagaagagcaagaagaggaaTAACAATGGCAGAAAGATAGGTTGCCATGATGATCACGGTGAGCCGAAAGGCGGACTGACTAAATCTTTGCAGTTCCCGCGTGCTAAGAAACACAAGAAGCTGCCGGAGAGGTTGGCTCCGACTGCCCGGAAGAGGATCGTCACCAATGGTGACACGGAAGAGAAGTGCGGCACTGGCATCAGAAAGCGGGCGGTATTGAGGAGCAACAGAGTCGTCAGAAGGTATAAACTCTTGGATGAAGTATCAAGCTGA
- the LOC115739536 gene encoding LOW QUALITY PROTEIN: GEM-like protein 1 (The sequence of the model RefSeq protein was modified relative to this genomic sequence to represent the inferred CDS: inserted 1 base in 1 codon) translates to MSQPESDPAHPPKPSPGPDPNRDXGPHTSDYAPYPKLDPDDVAPPPHPPPPVPGEAPRAPISGSAATSMPTESNPYVAPASAPAPQSSVKNTMDTVKDALGRWGKRAAEATKKAEDLAGNMWQHLKTGPSFADAAVSRIAQGTKVLAEGGYEKIFRATFETVPEEQLLKSFACYLSTSAGPVMGTLYLSSAKLAFCSDNPLSYKSGDQTEYSYYKVVIPLHQLKAVNPSTSRVNTAEKYIQVISVDNHEFWFMGFVQYDSAVKNLQAAVQPNSLHTV, encoded by the exons ATGAGCCAGCCCGAATCGGATCCGGCTCACCCGCCGAAACCCTCCCCCGGCCCCGATCCCAACCGCG GAGGCCCCCACACCTCCGATTACGCGCCCTACCCCAAGCTCGATCCCGACGATGTCGCCCcccctcctcatcctcctcccccTGTCCCCGGCGAGGCCCCCCGTGCTCCGATCTCCGGCAGCGCCGCCACCTCCATGCCGACGGAGTCCAATCCCTACGTCGCTCCCGCTTCCGCTCCAGCTCCGCAATCGTCTGTTAAGA ATACGATGGATACGGTGAAGGATGCGCTTGGGAGATGGGGAAAGAGGGCCGCCGAGGCGACCAAGAAGGCCGAGGATCTCGCCGGAAACATGTGGCAGCACT TGAAAACAGGCCCCAGCTTTGCTGATGCTGCTGTCAGCAGAATTGCTCAGGGAACAAAAGTTCTGGCAGAAGGCGGTTATGAGAAGATTTTCCGGGCTACTTTTGAAACTGTTCCTGAGGAGCAGCTTCTGAAGTCATTTGCATGTTATTTGTCCACGTCTGCTGGTCCAGTTATGGGCACTCTATACTTGTCTTCGGCAAAGCTTGCGTTTTGTAGTGACAATCCTCTTTCCTACAAATCTGGTGATCAGACTGAATATAGTTACTATAAG GTGGTTATTCCGTTGCATCAACTGAAGGCAGTCAACCCGTCAACAAGCAGGGTCAATACGGCTGAAAAGTACATCCAGGTTATTTCTGTGGACAATCATGAATTCTGGTTCATGGGCTTCGTTCAGTATGATAGTGCGGTGAAAAATCTTCAAGCAGCAGTACAGCCCAATAGCTTGCATACTGTGTAg